The Periplaneta americana isolate PAMFEO1 chromosome 16, P.americana_PAMFEO1_priV1, whole genome shotgun sequence genome segment ttaattttcattgtgaatgggcctttatagttataaaaaaaaaaaacaaataggaaTGACAGCGATAACTGCACAGGAATTAGCTTATTGGCAGTTGTATGTGAAGTCTATGCGGAGATCATAACGTGACGTGTGAATATTATAAATCACGTTCTCCTACAAGAATAACATGGGTTCAGGAATGACCGTTCTTGTATGGCCTATGCATTCATattgaaacaaattacacaaaaagAGCGAATTTAATATAGAGGCCCGCAACTAGTTTGTTGATTACGTTAAAGCCTTTGATTGCTGGAATTAAAAGTCTGTTAATTTTCGAAGAAAGTTCTTAATATTTTTACTCACTATCTTGCAGCATTGATAGATCATAAGAAAACAGACCCTATTATTCTGTGGCCATTGAAACCAAATCACACACCAATCTTTTCatccactttgtgcacaagatgAGGATTTTCTACAATCCAGTATAGTTGTGTTGTGAAAGGACATGGCTATGTAATTCAAACCATACTCCATccgaaaatatgactaatttagAGTGCACTCTCCTATCAGCAACTCTCTATTCTACTAGCATCATCGCGCGGTAGCAATTCGTGGACCAATGATATTTAATGGCTTTAATTCTAAGCAGTTTAGTGGCAATTTTGGCAAGGATTTTGAAACACTCGTTTCATATTTtttcgtggggggggggggggagttatgTTCCAGTCGTTCACCTATTTGGTATAATGCTTCTTCTGTAAGAACTCTGTGTCCGGTAACACGTTTTCTGTGGTTAAGACATCTTATTTGTAGTCACCTTTAAATAATTTGACGAACAATTTCCATATCCGCAACAGAATTGCCAGTATATTTTCTTACCAATTGCCTTATCACTGTTTCTGATGAGTTCGTTTACAGATAGGTTACGTATCGAGCTTAGAAAGTAACTTCActctagatcagtgatgtcaaagcaagcgcatttttctgaccttgacgtcgtgcgcgggcagcaagcgctaagtatggaaagaggaagggttgtgtatatgaataagcaacctgttggattaagaaaacagtggtgcacaaacttcaaacggaacgtgaaattttatatggcttctttctgtttaatattatctatattgtctgtaaaacaaaagtactaacactgatttcttaatattgcacttgtgttttaaatcttaataacataatagacagttaagaagaaatattcacttaaattccatagtagtataatattatactgtattaagtggatgaaacacatcattcataaagaaagtgatattccaaagaaagaggttgagtatgacatgataagttggaatttatattgatggtatctttagccttacaaaagtaatcaataaactaatcaaaacagtattacagtagaaagcaaaattacctaggtactgtatctgttttaagtgtaactaatattacataacaaaactcttatcacactatgtttttaaggtgatatttgatattatattcatcagaatattaaattattttctcgaatctgctgaagctacagagctgacatttttacaacacatgggcacgtatcttgtgcttatgatgtaacagtagttgctttgttaattaatttccttacaaacaattttcatgcgaatattttcaaaattttcaattcacCCTATTCAGTAATACGTAGGgcctatatacggtatattagatttacgaaaacattctgtaaggctactaaataaataggcctatacctgaaaatttctatacgaaaagttgagaaaatatttcttttgaataaaaaaatcaagcttgtgaaaaatgagcattaaaattaaaacttacattcttataatgcacttatacttctcaggcaaatctaaaaattaacatggatacagttttaataagttatcttccctttatctattgaatcagtgctggccatccctgaatatagctcgaccaagcggcatataccacctctttcgtctgtctctttcctttccgctgtaaagcgctcaggctctcctgggctctcaagcgcgcgcttgctcctgtgggcatcaattgacatactTGCTCtagattgtattatattttatatcgtTACATAACTCAAAATGAATAATGTAATTGACGCACAATGCTTTCTGCTTTAGGAGCCGCGCTCTGACGGCCTTAACGCTACTAACTCCCAAGGTCGACAGGGAAGTAGAGAATCCTTGTAAATCACGACACTGATTAATATAGTGTTTAATTAATTTCAGATTAAAACATGAAGCTGCTGAACATCTTTTTGTGTGTGGCAACCTTCCTGATCTCGGCAATGCATTCAGAAGCAGGACCGGTTTCCAACTCTGAAGAAGATACTGTAATGTTAGAAGCAGATGATCTGTTAGTTAACGATATCATGACCGAGCAGACATCTATCTTAGCTAATGAAACTTCAGAAGCGACTGGAATTTCGCTCCAATCCGTTATTTTGCAGGTTGACAACGAAACAACGATTGATTTCAACGACCTGAAACTGGAATCGTCTCGAATCGTTCTGACTTCAGCCAAGCCCGACCTGGAGCTCCTCAGCATTAACGTCATGGTTACCGTGGAGACAGTGCAGGTCACTGGGGGCTACAGAGTCGTCGGAGATTTGTCTAACCACACTTCTGCAGACTTGTTCTCTGCGAAAGAAGGTAAAGTGTCTCTCTCCCACTCAGACATGGCAGGGTTCGGTGCGGTCGGATTGAAACTCGACGGAACCAACTTCAAGGCCCATGATGTAGAAATACCTTTCGTATTTAATCCTACCGCCATAAGCATGGAGTACGTGGACGAGAATGGGGAATCCCATACCAGAGTAGAACTGATTGaggacgccatttttaaagatctAAGGAAAGAATTAAATTCGGCAGTAAATCAAGAGCTGAACACGGTGCTGGAAAGCGAAATGAATGAAGTGCTGCAACGAATCCCAACTTCTCACCTGGTCAGTACGGtcgataataaaatgtatttcgcAAAAATGGGTGCCAAAATCAACATGTTCAACAGTTTTGTAGATGAAATGTTGAACGGGATGAAGAAAAGCCTGGACGAGCACATTAGGATCGGCAATGTGTACAGCGGCTTCAAAAAGAAGATCCTGTTCATCACTTGGCACGGCAAGTTCGAAGCCGGAGACGGCACTTTCTACAACGCAAAGACGCTCCACCTGGCAGGTGATGTCACACTCAGTCAACGCAACGGCAACTTAAACTTCGTCGTCCCTATCCGATTGTCTTCTGCTGGATTCAGATACGGATGGTGGGTACATCACTGCAATATttcctacattttattttgataatGAATTATTGTAGAATGGTTTAGATCTCAGAGGTAAAAGTCCAGAACAAATACCCTTTAAATACGATATGAATGTTTATGTACACTTAAAACTAATTAGATGCAGGAAGGGATTCCAGTAAAACTCAATCACCCATTAAAACAAGTATGAACAGAATCACTCACACCGCGACTTCTACGCTGCCTTAGACAGTGACTTGCGTTATGCTGACACATCAACGAAGAGCCTCGTTACTTGTGAGTCTTTAACACTGGATTACAATCTCTCTACAGTGAGCTTAGAAAAGTCAAAGATCCCTATACATCAGAGAGGGAGACAGCAATGACAGCGATTGTGTAGAAATGATAGCGATTATAAGATCACTCAGTAAAGACCATGATGATAAGTGATAATGATGCCAATGTCTATGATAATGGCAAGACCACGATGTTAGTGTCAATGATAGTGATAGTAATAGACGTGGGATTTGAGGACACAAAAAATAtaagccccactcgtggctacttccgtcactgatttctagcagaatgtggtgcccacaagtggcgaggtaacacgttaaagtacggagtgtccaacatgcccgactgtccaacagactctAATTTACCCTAAACAAAAAgttaagcaatataaaaattacaaacactttcatttataattttctttgtacAGCAGAACAATCCTCTTTACCAAATAGTCAACTGTCAAGCAGTGTTTTTCGTCAGTCAATGTCAGTTCGCAAGCGGAGGAGGAACTCTCCACACAGAGATTACAGCAGGactgggcagcaagagcagattctactctctcacggggagccatatgatttctcttcccCGCAGACCACCGCGcagcaacgagcacagaatgcatagagtagacatgaacagcttggaggtgaagccgcttttgtagaccgtcgccattatgatgctaccaaaacattgggctcccggttagcacatgggcagttgattgtgatgttgcatcgttgttttaattaataaatgaactaatttcaatatgcctacatgtgctgcgtatggctgcacagacaggttttcaaaaaaaaaattcctggaataacttttcacagataAATATGCATgtatgaaatgtacttattaccggtagataatgaatgatttagcctaggttagtcggttagattcgtattgttcacgtattagtttgattaagagaaaggattagtgtattgatattattgtaattaatttttataattactgAATCAGATTTACGCTTTGTAAACTTAGAATTTACGGgggaagctaacctaacaacccaagttggaagtttgtgtcgcgtgctatagaaaatgggtgtaccgaggtttctcttcaaccgaatgcacgtattcgtttgatgaagaaaaagaaatagtgtattaatattattgtaattaatttttataatcacgaaatcagacttatgctttgcagacttagtagcttcattaactcggtcgtgaactaACTGAACCCACTTggtataaaacttcacttttgttcgccgttataatctaattatatactataaacgaagagtctatcaaatattatatggttaagagcatttcactttttctctaaacaaaatcgggacatctatacgaaatactggcaaaaggaagagaatgataatttgcgttaagaagcaagttgcattactaaatcgaagcaaatggatcaacctataaaagtaattattatagggtagcatttttattggactagtagcaaaataaggtcaaactatTATCTTCCTttctatcattattgtttgtttaactttCCAGAgtatctattaaataccatactgcaatttgaagagctgtcaatttaaataacctgtatatatgtgatttatcgatgacagttttgtaatttttgctaaaaaaaatacgtgcctagcgattctgtattacgaaacaaacaagaaagtatgagtcctccaggaaattagggacatatggaattcctattatcataagatcttctataacgtaatagctattttgcaatgttttggtagcaacaagatggcgtcaggtccatcaaaccggcttcactccgtccaatggtattaagaagctagtgtctactctatgtattctgtgctcgttgccgcgcagcgttgattcagtgacggatgaatattaagcgtccccgtttagagactggttccgctcccgatgcccaggccTGGATTACAGTGACATAGGCCTAGATAAATatacacttttttgttatttcattgctagTAGAAGATGATTTTTCCGCCAAAAGTCATCCCTGAGAATTCTGGGACCCACTATGGTATAAGCTAGTTGTTTGATGAATTCTGTCTAagcatttctatatattttaacttcactTAAGCACGCGCCATAAGAAAGAACGTATCTAAATCCTGACAGTTTTATGCTTACTGTTGATCTATAAGACTGTAACCGATATACCTACTACCAGCATTTTAGaaattgagaaattaaaaaaGGTGTTTATAATTTCTAATGTTGACTGTTCACCTTCACTGTGcacagtcttagacaaaaaagaTATCGGCTGCCAGACGCTAAGTCccattcggaagacttcggttgattccgtgacaGCTTAAATTTACACGTGATGGAATTTCTTATGCATGACTCCGCtctatttttcctttgttttctttggTTGTTGCTTTTTGTCTGTTTATAGGTAAAGTGTTATGAATAATTCTATGATGTTTGGacaaagggagataagtcataaaatgagtttcgagataaatgaaaattaaaaactttgcagcttattgcaaataaatttctacacaaataaaacacatcaactgctagtattcttttgattttgcacactcacttatataatttaacttgtgtattcatctGAGGAACAAAATTTCGTCTGCACAAAAAATGCCTTATCCccttttacccgaacaccacagaatttataACGAAGATACATTCAAGGTGTAAATTAagtgcaaaataaacattcttCCCCTGGTCGTGTGAAGCAGGCGCTGCCCAAAGTATTCACGCTATAGTATAGCGATTATTTTTGTGTCAGGCTGTACTTAAAACAGACGTGAAAGAATGTGCATTATTCACTTTTGTCTTTGattcttgtaaattttaattaattaattaattaattaattaattaattaattaattaattaattaattcattcattaatttcattcattcattcattcctttcgttcatttattttattccatagatcttacatgagcaatgaagctttaagatgtggaacaagtcaaaattttagaatattacaattacaattttacaaatttttacaatattttacaatttttacagttttacaatttagtaattttctacaatgatgaagtGAGGTcctaggattcgccaaaagattacccgtcATCTGCCtttaggttggggaaaacctcggaaaaacccaaccaggtaatcaaatcaaagggggaaatgaagtgatgccgaagACTTGCcacagaccatccggcttcagtcccacggctggggaaaacctcggaagaaaccattcaatgagaccaaagggggatccaacccaagcccgaacgcagctccggatcagcagcccagcgagtacACATTTTTAGAATCTATTTAAATATGTGGAAATAGGCACTTTACGCACTAAAAAccataaagtaggaagtaaagaCCACATGGACACTTTAtagtacagtactataaaaccaCTCCTAACTTCCAAGGCAAACGTggacatatttttaatatttttaagtcatGCTTAAGGAAAAAAATACGCAATTACCCTAAAATACCAGATGCtgataatattgataatttcATAACTAACACGATAATAATTGTAAGGTTACaaggttatattacgacgctttatcaacagcttaggttatttagcgtctgaatgagatgaaggtgataatgccggtgaaatgagtccaggtccagcgccgaaagttatccagcatttgctcatattgggttgagggaaaatcccggaaaaaacctcaactaggtaacttgccctgaccgggaatcgaacccaggccacctggtttcgcggccagactaaTAGTAAGAATAGcaatattattaagttaatagtggtggtggtggtggtagtggtagtgtaaCTTTAGGCTAAGCATGTAACACTTGTAGGTACGTGGCCAAGTTCATGAACATCGGACCGCGTGGGAGGATCTCGGGGGCCGTGAGGAGCAACTTGATGGCTTTCCACGGACAACTGCAGTTCGTGGGCGGCAAGTGCACGGTGGTCGTGCAGGACTTCGAGGTGCGCGATGTGGGCCACATCAAGATGGACGTGACGGGACTCGGCATCCTGAACTGGATCCTGAACCTCATCGCTGGCAACGTGGTCAACAAGTCCAAGCACAGCATCGTGGACGCCATCAGGAGCAACGCGCTGTCCATACTGAGGGACCAGCTGCAACACTTCGACTGCGGGTCCTACTTCCAGAGCCCCGAGGACATCGTGTCGGGCCACATCGTGGAGGCCTTCAATCAGGGCCCTGAGAGGACCGTTTGATGTGGAGCCGTATCTGTTACAACTGGAAGAGTTGCATTGTTGAGTGTGAACTGCGGACACCTGAGACTTTTTATGATTAATTATAGAATACAGGAGAAGAAATCAGTTATGTACGAATATTAATCGAAAACTATCTGCAATTAACTTCAATTGTTTTTCAGTTTAGGTTTACAAAAGCCTTTTGCATAATGGAAAAGgaacttaaaataaaaagaaagatatgTAGTGACGATGAtggatgaaataaatgaaaatatgatttaaataaTACGAGAGGGTCTCACAAATCAACACGAGTGATCTTCGAAATCAACACACGCGGGTCTTCCAAATCAACACGAGCGGGTCTTCCAAATCAACACGAGAGGGTCTTCCAAATCAACATGAAGGTGTCTTACACATCGACACGAGGGGTCTTACAAATCAATACGAGGGATCTTCGAAATCTACACGAAGGGGTCTTATAAATCTACACGAAGGGGGTCTTATAAATCTACACGAAGGGGTCTTACAGATCAACACGGGTCTTACAAATCAATACGAGGGATCTTCGAAATCAACACGAGCGGGTCTTCCAAATCAACACGAGCGGGTCTTCCAAATCAACACGAACGGGTCTTCAAAATCAACAAGAAAGTGTCTTACACATCAACACGAGGGGTCTTACAAATCAACACGATTATTACAAATCAATACGAGGGATCTTCGAAATCTACACGAAGGAGTCTTATAAATCAACAGGAGGGATCTTCCAGGTCAACACGAGGAGGTGTTCGAAACGAACACTAGGGGTCATCCAATCAGCAGTCCTACTTGTGTTGTGTCATAGGTCGTTTCAGAAACTGAATGCAGCTCCCAACACCAGATGACTTCTGGCAAATAATAATGAACTTGTTATCGATGTCCTTGAACGTTATGCGTGTTTATGTATGAACGCGATAGGAAGACTTTCCGATAAACAAACTGTTTTGATGATTTTCATTAACATATAAAGTTCATGTATTTTCATTTATCAACACAAACTTAATGGACTCGCAGTTTTAACAGACAAATAAGAACCTTGAGTTCTTGACAGCCTTGAGTACCTATTTTACACAGATTTGGGAATTCTGCCACTTTCACAGAGCAGTGGGGACGCAAGCATTATTAAATGGGCGGGGAAGGGGGGCATAATTGTTCAAAGTGCCCAACACAACTCCTTATGGAAGTAGGCCGTTACTCACGGAGGGCAATTCTTATAATGCTGACTATTATTACCTACTGAGATAAAGCTGAAACCAACAGTTCGTTCTTAAGCGGTACTCGGGGAGTGAAGTCGGGAGACCGAAATCCTGAGCTCTGAGATTATAAGCCATTTGCTACTGACATTTGTAATTCCATCCAGTGAAGTTtacattattcatttgttatcCGACTGAGATGAATTCTTAGCAAGATCTTAAATGATATATCCTTAAGGTCGACTCTTAGGGAACTGTTCTACGTGTATATTTTTCAACAATCTCTTTCacacaggtaggcctactctgtACAGACGTTCTATTTTATTA includes the following:
- the LOC138716380 gene encoding uncharacterized protein, encoding MKLLNIFLCVATFLISAMHSEAGPVSNSEEDTVMLEADDLLVNDIMTEQTSILANETSEATGISLQSVILQVDNETTIDFNDLKLESSRIVLTSAKPDLELLSINVMVTVETVQVTGGYRVVGDLSNHTSADLFSAKEGKVSLSHSDMAGFGAVGLKLDGTNFKAHDVEIPFVFNPTAISMEYVDENGESHTRVELIEDAIFKDLRKELNSAVNQELNTVLESEMNEVLQRIPTSHLVSTVDNKMYFAKMGAKINMFNSFVDEMLNGMKKSLDEHIRIGNVYSGFKKKILFITWHGKFEAGDGTFYNAKTLHLAGDVTLSQRNGNLNFVVPIRLSSAGFRYGWYVAKFMNIGPRGRISGAVRSNLMAFHGQLQFVGGKCTVVVQDFEVRDVGHIKMDVTGLGILNWILNLIAGNVVNKSKHSIVDAIRSNALSILRDQLQHFDCGSYFQSPEDIVSGHIVEAFNQGPERTV